AGCTGGTCAAGTGGGTGCTGCGTTAGCATTGTGGATTCGTTGCAAAAACGATACAAAACTCGTTGAAATGATTAAAGGAGCATTGCCTGTAGGGATTTTGGGAATAGGAGAACCTTTGATTTATGGGGTAACGTTACCATTAGGACGTCCATTTATCACCGCGTGTATTGGTGGAGGAATCGGTGGTGCAGTGATCGGTGCTTTTGGAAATGTAGGCTCTATTGCAATTGGACCAAGTGGTGTAGCACTGATTCCGCTAATTGCGAATAATCAATGGTTAGCATATGTACTAGGGTTATTAGCAGCTTATGCTGGTGGGTTCGTTGCAACATTTTTCTTTGGAATTCCAAAAGATTTGCAAGAAAAATAAAATTTGGTGAAGGAACAACTGACTTCTTAGCACAAGGCATTTAATTGCTACGCTAAATGAAATCAGTTGTTTTTTTGAGGAGAGAGAAGAGCGCTTATTTTAACGGATATATTTCTTTTCGATGGATTTTTAGCTATAATGAAAGAGCAAACTGTTGGACTGTTTACGAAAAAATGGGGGGTTTCAGCAGGAAAAAAGGATGTGTAAATCATGCAGCAAAATATAATTTTAACAATTCAAGATCATATCAAACATTTACCAGGTTCGGAACAAAAAGTGGCAGATTACATTTTGAAACACACAAGTGAAGTCATTACTTTAAGTGCTCAAGAATTAGCTAAAAAATCTGGTTCCAGTCCAGCGGCAATCATTCGCTTTTGTCGCTCAATCGAAGTTAGTGGGTTCACAGACCTAAAATTACTACTCTCAGCCAACCTAGGAACTGTGGATACACAAATGTATACTGAAGTCGAAAATGGTGAAACAACTACGGCAATAAAAGAAAAACTTCAGCATCGGTTGATTCATATTTTAGAACGCACGAGTGAACATCTAGAAGATCAAGCAATCGATCAGGCAGTTAAAGAGTTGGAAAAAGCAGAAATGATTTTTGTTTATGGACTAGGTGCTTCATCGTTAGTTGCCCAAGATATTTATCAAAAATTTACTCGACTTGGATTGAGTGTATTTTTTACAATGGATCATC
This sequence is a window from Enterococcus sp. 7F3_DIV0205. Protein-coding genes within it:
- a CDS encoding MurR/RpiR family transcriptional regulator, yielding MQQNIILTIQDHIKHLPGSEQKVADYILKHTSEVITLSAQELAKKSGSSPAAIIRFCRSIEVSGFTDLKLLLSANLGTVDTQMYTEVENGETTTAIKEKLQHRLIHILERTSEHLEDQAIDQAVKELEKAEMIFVYGLGASSLVAQDIYQKFTRLGLSVFFTMDHHLFASALGTNRLKGIFIGISNSGSNQETNALADIAIEQELTVIGLTTDSTSALAQKSSILLLTPSGGEAPLRSAATVSLTAQLYVVDVLFFAFAAKNYSETLEKIQDSKEAVEIVKKELY